A window of bacterium genomic DNA:
TTACCACCGTTAGCGGAAGCTGCCGGGAGAACAATTGCCAAGATAAGAAACCGCTCCACGTAAATTCTGTTTCTTTAAGATAATCGAATTGGGGGAATCGAACCTGCAGCTATCACATTCCAATCTCGTGTCGCTCTTCGGGAGTCAGCAATTCTTCCGCGAGAATGATTGGAATCCTGTCGCTATATTGCCATTGATTATTGCCATTTTCCATAATACAATGGCAATTATGGAAACCACGATTGATAAATTTGGTCGAGTACTAATTCCAAAAGACTTGCGTGATCATCTAGGTCTTGATGAAGGAACAACGCTGGTCATTGAACTATCAGAGAATCGAGTGATCCTAACGCCAGCCGGCGTAGGATCACCTTTGGTCCGAAAAGGGCATATCCTTGTGTTTACCGGAGCGCCTCAAGGAGATCTTCGTGAAGCAGTAAAAAAGGATCGCATTCGCAGGTCTGGTAAGTTTCTAAAAGGGATGAAGGCCAGGCGGTGAAGGATGTATTGCTCGATACCGGCGTTCTGGTCGCGTCATTTGTCGCGCGTCATGAATTTCATGAAAGAGCATATCCGTGGCTGGAAAAAATCTACAGATCGGAGCTCGCCGGTTACATTTGTCAGCACTCCGTTGCAGAAGTGTACTCCATTCTGACAACTCTGCCAGTCAAGCCGCGCATTTTCCCGGAAATGGCCGCAAAACTGATTCAGGAGAACTTAAAACTCTTCAACATCGTAGGATTAAACCCAAAGGACTACCTGTGGTGTATCACCCACCTGGGTGACATTGGTCAGCCGGGCGGCGTCATTTACGATGCGCTGGCCGCAAAGGCTGCAATAAAATCGCAAGTCAAGCATCTCATCACGTTTGATCCGGATGATTTTCGTAGAGTCCTGCCCGTCGAATACCACTCAATCATTCTTGTTCCCGCTTAGGAAGACGGGATGCTACTTGCGACGGGTTCGGGGGATGGTGTGATTCTATGGGATCCGTCGACACAGAAAAAGATCCGCTCGTTCCGTGTGCCTTCCACGAAATACAGTGTAGATGCATTGGCGTTTCAACCGGATGAGAATGCTGTTCTATCAGCAACTATGGACGGCAAGATATGCTCGTGGAATACCGAATCCGGAAGACTCATTGGAAGCTTGTC
This region includes:
- a CDS encoding PIN domain-containing protein, which gives rise to MKDVLLDTGVLVASFVARHEFHERAYPWLEKIYRSELAGYICQHSVAEVYSILTTLPVKPRIFPEMAAKLIQENLKLFNIVGLNPKDYLWCITHLGDIGQPGGVIYDALAAKAAIKSQVKHLITFDPDDFRRVLPVEYHSIILVPA
- a CDS encoding AbrB/MazE/SpoVT family DNA-binding domain-containing protein, which produces METTIDKFGRVLIPKDLRDHLGLDEGTTLVIELSENRVILTPAGVGSPLVRKGHILVFTGAPQGDLREAVKKDRIRRSGKFLKGMKARR